One Danio aesculapii chromosome 13, fDanAes4.1, whole genome shotgun sequence DNA window includes the following coding sequences:
- the si:dkey-71p21.13 gene encoding CD276 antigen yields the protein MFQLLFCILAKSAASFIVSTPNNAVIAVRGRPAVLGCYFTPDPDLSSLSIVWQRMEDSRLVHVFFDKENQQEQQSAEYHSRTSLYISELSKGNASLRIDGVGLKDEGWYVCKVRNKKEAGKVKIKLDYGAFYSEPRLRIHANSTSVMVQFETEGFPKPEVIWLDEHNQSLSHHLELLDHTEDGLYLVKSSYEAQTPAVNVTFILKNHLLNQKLQKSVIYSKDIISIFTFL from the exons ATGTTCCAGCTTCTATTTTGTATTTTAGCCAAAAGCGCTG CATCTTTTATTGTAAGTACACCAAATAATGCCGTGATTGCAGTCAGGGGTCGTCCAGCTGTTCTGGGTTGTTATTTCACGCCAGACCCTGATCTATCAAGTCTATCTATTGTGTGGCAAAGAATGGAGGATTCGAGGCTGGTGCACGTTTTCTTTGATAAAGAAAACCAGCAGGAACAACAAAGTGCAGAGTACCACAGCCGGACCTCACTGTATATTTCAGAGCTTAGTAAAGGGAATGCCTCTCTCAGGATAGATGGAGTTGGACTAAAGGATGAGGGTTGGTACGTGTGTAAAGTGAGAAACAAGAAAGAAGCAGGAAAAGTCAAAATAAAACTGGACTATGGAG CCTTTTATTCAGAGCCCAGATTGAGGatccatgcaaactccacctcAGTGATGGTGCAGTTTGAGACAGAGGGTTTCCCCAAACCTGAGGTGATCTGGCTGGACGAACACAACCAGAGCCTCAGTCATCACCTGGAGCTCCTTGACCACACAGAAGATGGGCTTTATTTAGTAAAGAGCAGCTATGAGGCCCAGACGCCAGCAGTGAACGTCACATTTATACTGAAAAACCACCTCCTGAACCAGAAGCTGCAGAAATCAGTGATCTACAGTAAAGACATTATCTCAATCTTTACATTTCTttag
- the tmem234 gene encoding transmembrane protein 234: MVSTSEVFCLLLVAILWGGTNPFLKKGTEGIEEVQKKNKLLQFLAELKFLFLNFKYLVPFLLNQGGSLVFYFTLASTDLSLAVPVVNSLTFLFTLLMGKVLGEEFGGKGAIMGMLLIMCGVTVCVLSYVSETHGIGARNISET; the protein is encoded by the exons ATGGTGTCAACAA GTGAAGTGTTTTGTCTGTTGTTGGTCGCGATCTTGTGGGGAGGCACAAACCCGTTCCTGAAAAAAGGCACAGAGGGCATTGAGGAGGTTCAGAAGAAAAACAAACTCCTCCAGTTTCTGGCTGAGCTCAAATTTCTCTTTCTCAACTTCaag tatttgGTGCCATTCCTGTTGAACCAAGGTGGATCATTGGTGTTTTACTTCACGCTCGCTTCTACAG ATCTGTCTTTGGCAGTGCCTGTGGTGAACTCCCTCACATTTCTGTTTACACTGCTGATGGGTAAAGTGCTTGGAGAAGAGTTTGGAGGAAAAG GGGCCATAATGGGTATGTTGCTCATCATGTGTGGAGTGACGGTGTGTGTCCTGAGTTATGTCTCCGAGACGCACGGCATTGGAGCCCGAAACATCAGTGAGACCTAA